A window of Corticium candelabrum chromosome 3, ooCorCand1.1, whole genome shotgun sequence contains these coding sequences:
- the LOC134177473 gene encoding heparanase-like, producing MNCIYLPLLLVLHATSSRSAHILPVELDTSSVAGTTSDYFLSFTIDAGAIKGHLELVRNFTSRRLLNMARELSPAVWRIGGTSQDYIVFNVSSKEATGINVVMSTEQWDQINRFARDAGLHLIFGLSALIRQQNGRWEPSNALQLMEYTSKNGYAVSWELGNEPDLFSKRGACVKAVQLAQDFQTLRQILGCLSFGEASKDGHYHVKLAGPDIASLTGGNYFSDFLQAVGDGVVDAVTWHQYYKSGAKAKVEDFYSSDLLDRLIGQLAKARNLTEQYVPSAEIWLGETSSAYNGGAVNLSDTFIAGNLWLDKLGLAALHNHTVVCRQALVGGYYSLLDSNFYPLPDYYTSVLYKRLVSSRVLYVKNSLKPGRLVRVYAHCSNQTTFSNGHVTFIVINLINETIQVQLPDSLAQRPVYLYLLTPGGGDILSKQVMLNGKILELDENDKLPDLSGKRLAAHAAIAFPGLTYGYIVTGATVAACM from the exons ATGAATTGCATTTATCTACCGTTACTCCTCGTCCTACACGCGACGTCGTCACGGAGCGCGCACATCTTGCCAGTCGAGTTGGACACATCGTCTGTGGCCGGCACGACAAGCGACTACTTCTTGTCTTTTACCATCGATGCGGGAGCAATCAAAGGCCACCTCGAGCTCGTACGCAACTTCACGTCGCGGCGTCTACTCAATATGGCAAGAGAATTGTCGCCCGCAGTTTGGCGAATCGGAGGAACGAGCCAGGATTATATTGTATTCAATGTTTCGTCGAAAGAGGCGACGGGTATTAATGTTGTGATGAGCACGGAGCAATGGGATCAGATCAACCGCTTCGCACGTGACGCCGGTCTACATCTCATCTTTGGTCTTTCGGCTCTAATCAGGCAGCAGAACGGTCGCTGGGAACCGAGCAATGCGTTGCAACTTATGGAATACACGTCGAAAAACGGGTATGCGGTCAGCTGGGAGTTAGGAAACG AGCCTGATCTGTTCAGCAAGCGTGGAGCATGTGTAAAAGCAGTGCAGTTGGCACAAGATTTTCAAACACTGAGGCAGATACTGgggtgtttgtcttttggaGAAGCGTCCAAGGACGGTCATTACCATGTGAAGCTTGCTGGTCCTGATATTGCTTCATTGACTGGAGGCAACTACTTTTCTGATTTCTTACAAGCAGTTGGTGATGGTGTGGTGGATGCAGTCACATGGCATCA GTACTACAAGAGCGGAGCAAAGGCAAAGGTGGAGGACTTCTACAGCTCTGACTTGCTCGACCGTCTCATCGGTCAGCTCGCCAAAGCAAGAAACTTGACCGAACAGTATGTTCCCAGCGCCGAAATTTGGCTGGGAGAGACATCGAGCGCATACAACGGAGGAGCGGTAAACCTATCAGACACATTCATCGCTGGAAATCT ATGGCTTGATAAACTGGGTCTGGCTGCCCTACACAACCACACTGTGGTGTGTAGACAGGCGTTGGTGGGCGGATACTATTCCCTTCTCGATAGCAATTTCTATCCTCTGCCG GATTATTACACATCCGTGTTGTACAAACGTCTTGTGAGTTCACGAGTACTTTACGTCAAAAACAGCTTGAAACCGGGTCGACTGGTACGGGTATACGCTCACTGCAGCAATCAAACAAC GTTTTcgaatggtcacgtgacgttcATTGTAATCAACCTGATAAACGAGACAATCCAGGTTCAGTTGCCCGACAGTTTGGCACAACGTCCAGTGTATCTCTACTTGCTGACGCCGGGAGGCGGCGACATTCTAAGCAA GCAAGTGATGCTGAACGGGAAGATCTTGGAACTCGATGAGAATGACAAACTGCCAGACTTGTCCGGCAAGCGATTGGCGGCACATGCAGCCATCGCGTTTCCAGGTCTCACGTATGGCTACATCGTTACCGGTGCTACAGTCGCAGCATGCATGTAG
- the LOC134177475 gene encoding tubulin alpha-1A chain, producing MRECISIHVGQAGVQIGNACWELYCLEHGIQPDGQMPSDKTIGGGDDSFNTFFSETGAGKHVPRAVFVDLEPTVVDEVRTGTYRQLFHPEQLITGKEDAANNYARGHYTIGKEIVDLVLDRIRKLADQCTGLQGFLIFHSFGGGTGSGFASLLMERLSVDYGKKSKLEFSIYPAPQVSTAVVEPYNSILTTHTTLEHSDCAFMVDNEAIYDICRRNLDIERPTYTNLNRLIGQIVSSITASLRFDGALNVDLTEFQTNLVPYPRIHFPLVTYAPVISAEKAYHEQLSVAEITNACFEPANQMVKCDPRHGKYMACCMLYRGDVVPKDVNAAIATIKTKRTIQFVDWCPTGFKVGINYQPPTVVPGGDLAKVQRAVCMLSNTTAIAEAWARLDHKFDLMYAKRAFVHWYVGEGMEEGEFSEAREDLAALEKDYEEVGVDSVEGEGEEEGDDY from the exons ATG CGAGAGTGCATCTCCATTCACGTCGGTCAGGCGGGCGTACAAATCGGCAATGCATGTTGGGAGTTGTATTGTCTTGAGCACGGTATTCAACCGGACGGGCAGATGCCGTCGGATAAGACCATCGGAGGCGGCGACGACTCGTTTAACACGTTTTTCTCGGAGACGGGAGCGGGAAAGCACGTGCCGCGCGCCGTTTTCGTCGATTTGGAGCCGACCGTCGTCG acGAGGTGAGGACGGGAACGTACCGTCAGCTCTTCCATCCCGAGCAGCTGATCACCGGAAAGGAGGACGCAGCGAACAACTACGCGCGCGGTCACTACACCATCGGGAAAGAGATAGTCGATCTGGTGCTCGACAGGATCCGAAAACTG GCCGATCAATGTACCGGGCTTCAAGGATTTCTCATTTTCCACTCGTTTGGTGGCGGGACGGGATCCGGGTTCGCCTCCCTGCTCATGGAACGCCTCAGCGTCGACTACGGCAAGAAGTCCAAGCTCGAATTCTCGATCTATCCCGCTCCGCAGGTCAGCACGGCCGTCGTCGAGCCCTACAACTCGATCCTGACGACACACACGACGCTCGAGCACTCCGACTGCGCCTTCATGGTCGACAACGAGGCCATCTACGACATCTGCCGTCGCAATCTTGACATCGAGCGTCCGACGTACACCAACCTCAACCGCCTCATCGGCCAGATCGTCTCCTCCATTACCGCGTCGCTCCGTTTCGACGGCGCGCTTAACGTCGACCTGACCGAGTTTCAGACCAACCTCGTTCCCTACCCTCGCATTCACTTTCCACTGGTCACATACGCGCCGGTCATATCAGCCGAGAAGGCGTACCACGAGCAGCTGAGCGTGGCGGAGATCACCAACGCGTGTTTCGAACCAGCCAACCAGATGGTCAAGTGCGACCCGCGCCACGGGAAGTATATGGCCTGCTGCATGCTCTACCGTGGCGACGTGGTACCGAAGGATGTCAACGCGGCTATTGCCACTATCAAGACAAAACGCACTATACAGTTTGTCGATTGGTGTCCGACTGGGTTCAAGGTGGGGATCAACTATCAGCCACCGACTGTCGTCCCGGGTGGTGATCTCGCTAAGGTTCAACGTGCCGTCTGTATGTTGTCGAACACGACGGCTATTGCCGAGGCTTGGGCTCGTCTGGATCACAAGTTCGATCTCATGTATGCCAAGAGGGCTTTCGTTCATTGGTATGTCGGAGAGGGGATGGAAGAGGGAGAGTTCAGTGAGGCTCGAGAGGATCTCGCTGCTTTGGAGAAGGATTATGAAGAGGTCGGTGTCGATTCGGtcgagggagagggagaggaagaAGGAGATGACTATTGA
- the LOC134177476 gene encoding phytanoyl-CoA dioxygenase domain-containing protein 1 homolog — protein sequence MRNRWITAFSRRAFAAAFRPHRSTATMSDAKRSKVAEEFQGYTDSEGRYVNKQAAVGVVKDEIPDDVKDWSTNHKPSGLLFTPLKSAAEWSKFRLTQKQIDQYWQQGYLSNIPVLTEEQCDRILDDYKLFTNPEERHRGHGLFYEFHSNQSGDPNNVLMHALGHWRITQLFHDLVFVPAITVASSQLIDPSRKERDIRLWHDQLFAKPARYGGVVAWHQDYSYWIRTKPMLHLTVHVAVDEQTVENGGLHFVPGSHRWHRDGMPLPITDDSFADMESIQKVLTNEERAAFKPVPALLKKGEASFHHPLMVHGSFSNQTDKPRRAAVVNYIADGVYSDSDDPILAGTPLVKKGEKMGGQFYPLVYETRYCQEGSN from the exons ATGCGCAACAGATGGATCACGGCTTTCAGTCGTAGAGCGTTTGCTGCTGCGTTTCGACCTCATCGTTCTACCGCAACAATGTCCGATGCTAAAAGATCGAAA GTTGCTGAAGAATTTCAAGGATACACAGACAGCGAAGGCCGTTACGTCAACAAGCAAGCTGCAGTCGGAGTCGTAAAGGATGAAATTCCAGATGATGTGAAAGACTGGAGCACGAATCATAAACCTTCCGGACTGCTATTCACTCCCCTGAAG AGTGCTGCCGAATGGTCCAAGTTTCGActgacacagaaacagatCGATCAGTATTGGCAACAGGGTTATCTCTCTAATATTCCTGTATTGACGGAAGAACAGTGTGACCGAATACTCGATGATTACAAACTGTTTACG AATCCAGAAGAACGCCATCGGGGCCACGGCTTGTTCTACGAGTTTCACAGCAATCAAAGCGGTGATCCGAACAACGTACTGATGCATGCTTTGGGACACTGGAGGATCACACAGTTGTTCCACGATCTCGTCTTCGTGCCTGCCATTACA GTTGCCAGCTCTCAGTTAATTGATCCGAGTCGGAAGGAGAGAGACATTCGTTTGTGGCACGATCAGTTGTTTGCCAAGCCGGCCAGATATGGAGGCGTTGTCGCTTg GCATCAAGATTACTCGTACTGGATAAGAACAAAGCCAATGCTCCACCTCACA GTTCATGTTGCAGTCGATGAGCAGACTGTCGAGAACGGTGGCTTACATTTCGTACCGGGATCGCATCG ATGGCACAGAGATGGCATGCCACTACCCATCACGGACGATTCATTTGCAGACATGGAGTCGATCCAG aAAGTTCTTACCAATGAGGAACGAGCAGCCTTCAAGCCGGTCCCGGCATTGCTCAAGAAAGGCGAGGCCAGTTTTCACCATCCGCTCATGGTTCACGGCTCATTTTCGAATCA GACCGACAAACCGAGAAGAGCTGCCGTTGTAAACTATATTGCAGACGGCGTGTATTCGGATTCAGACGACCCCATACTGGCCGGTACTCCTCTTGTGAAGAAG GGAGAGAAAATGGGAGGTCAGTTTTATCCTCTCGTGTACGAAACACGTTACTGCCAAGAAGGATCCAACTGA
- the LOC134176972 gene encoding uncharacterized protein LOC134176972 isoform X1, with product MSDCRLLLLALLAGVFIKHSTKADQVDSEACLVDSLFRMVSELNVTMQEIKSEVTDLKSELESEREKRINLEEENVKLRKISDDLQTNNQSLIILTQQVQDANCQLQTQSQQLVHLQNVSLQLEGNVVKLQQSNCELQRTSDSLKGAVAHLGYNLSNITDEDGAACCSSTTGIMIYKEIESCDTSHLMPYLVPGSSLLLPESTCRQIALKYNSSSHNGQYWIKPSCNNPPFQVFCDASEGWTLIMKIDGQLQTFGYDSDLWLNKETFQPNNLDLDDKETKLASYWTLPFTELRLGMKVDGTTRWITFSYTASSLYNLIADGQYRSTSIGESKWRSLVPRSSLQRNCNKEGFNARKSGNRVRLGLIANQENDCDTPDSFVGFGTWAKAENSAGNYADGNTRPDNGAANIKAIGYIMAR from the exons ATGTCCGATTGTCGTCTTTTGCTCTTAGCG CTGCTAGCCGGAGTGTTTATCAAACATAGTACGAAGGCTGATCAGGTCGACAGCGAAGCCTGTCTCGTGGATTCACTCTTTAGAATG GTCTCTGAATTGAACGTGACGATGCAG GAAATAAAGTCGGAAGTCACTGATTTGAAAAGTGAATTGGAGAGTGAAAGAGAAAAAAGAATCAATTTGGAG GAGGAAAACGTGAAATTGCGAAAAATCTCTGATGACCtccagacaaacaaccaaagcTTAATA ATTTTGACGCAACAAGTACAAGACGCTAACTGtcaactacaaacacaaagccAACAACTCGTTCACTTGCAG AACGTTTCGCTTCAATTGGAAGGGAACGTTGTTAAACTCCAACAAAGCAATTGTGAACTACAGCGAACTTCAGAC agtTTGAAGGGAGCTGTTGCTCATCTTGGATACAATTTATCAAACATTACCGACGAAGACGGTGCGGCCTGTTGCAGTAGCACGACAG GAATTATGATATATAAGGAAATCGAGTCCTGTGACACTAGCCACTTGATGCCCTATTTGGTACCTGGTAGCTCGCTTTTGCTGCCTGAGTCAACTTGTAGGCAGATAGCTCTCAAGTATAATTCATCGTCTCACAATGGACAATATTGGATTAAACCATCTTGTAACAATCCACCATTTCAA GTATTCTGTGATGCGAGTGAAGGTTGGACTTTGATCATGAaaattgatggacaactgCAAACATTTGGCTACGACAGCGACTTGTGGTTGAACAAGGAAACATTTCAACCAAATAACTTGGATTTGGATGACAAAGAAACGAAACTGGCTTCGTATTGGACACTACCATTTACTGAACTTCGTCTGGGAATGAAAGTAGATGGAACGACCAGATGGATCACCTTCAGCTATACCGCATCGTCTCTCTACAATCTTATTGCTGATGGACAGTACAGAAGCACGAGTATTGGTGAGAGTAAATGGAGAAGTTTAGTGCCAAGGTCATCTTTGCAGAGAAATTGCAACAAG GAAGGATTCAACGCGCGTAAGTCGGGTAATCGAGTTCGCCTAGGATTGATTGCTAACCAAGAAAACGACTGTGATACTCCAGACTCTTTCGTTGGTTTCGGAACATGGGCGAAGGCTGAAAATAGTGCTGGAAACTATGCAGACGGCAATACTCGTCCAGACAATGGTGCCGCAAACATCAAAGCAATTGGCTACATCATGGCACGCTAA
- the LOC134176972 gene encoding uncharacterized protein LOC134176972 isoform X2 — MSDCRLLLLAEIKSEVTDLKSELESEREKRINLEEENVKLRKISDDLQTNNQSLIILTQQVQDANCQLQTQSQQLVHLQNVSLQLEGNVVKLQQSNCELQRTSDSLKGAVAHLGYNLSNITDEDGAACCSSTTGIMIYKEIESCDTSHLMPYLVPGSSLLLPESTCRQIALKYNSSSHNGQYWIKPSCNNPPFQVFCDASEGWTLIMKIDGQLQTFGYDSDLWLNKETFQPNNLDLDDKETKLASYWTLPFTELRLGMKVDGTTRWITFSYTASSLYNLIADGQYRSTSIGESKWRSLVPRSSLQRNCNKEGFNARKSGNRVRLGLIANQENDCDTPDSFVGFGTWAKAENSAGNYADGNTRPDNGAANIKAIGYIMAR, encoded by the exons ATGTCCGATTGTCGTCTTTTGCTCTTAGCG GAAATAAAGTCGGAAGTCACTGATTTGAAAAGTGAATTGGAGAGTGAAAGAGAAAAAAGAATCAATTTGGAG GAGGAAAACGTGAAATTGCGAAAAATCTCTGATGACCtccagacaaacaaccaaagcTTAATA ATTTTGACGCAACAAGTACAAGACGCTAACTGtcaactacaaacacaaagccAACAACTCGTTCACTTGCAG AACGTTTCGCTTCAATTGGAAGGGAACGTTGTTAAACTCCAACAAAGCAATTGTGAACTACAGCGAACTTCAGAC agtTTGAAGGGAGCTGTTGCTCATCTTGGATACAATTTATCAAACATTACCGACGAAGACGGTGCGGCCTGTTGCAGTAGCACGACAG GAATTATGATATATAAGGAAATCGAGTCCTGTGACACTAGCCACTTGATGCCCTATTTGGTACCTGGTAGCTCGCTTTTGCTGCCTGAGTCAACTTGTAGGCAGATAGCTCTCAAGTATAATTCATCGTCTCACAATGGACAATATTGGATTAAACCATCTTGTAACAATCCACCATTTCAA GTATTCTGTGATGCGAGTGAAGGTTGGACTTTGATCATGAaaattgatggacaactgCAAACATTTGGCTACGACAGCGACTTGTGGTTGAACAAGGAAACATTTCAACCAAATAACTTGGATTTGGATGACAAAGAAACGAAACTGGCTTCGTATTGGACACTACCATTTACTGAACTTCGTCTGGGAATGAAAGTAGATGGAACGACCAGATGGATCACCTTCAGCTATACCGCATCGTCTCTCTACAATCTTATTGCTGATGGACAGTACAGAAGCACGAGTATTGGTGAGAGTAAATGGAGAAGTTTAGTGCCAAGGTCATCTTTGCAGAGAAATTGCAACAAG GAAGGATTCAACGCGCGTAAGTCGGGTAATCGAGTTCGCCTAGGATTGATTGCTAACCAAGAAAACGACTGTGATACTCCAGACTCTTTCGTTGGTTTCGGAACATGGGCGAAGGCTGAAAATAGTGCTGGAAACTATGCAGACGGCAATACTCGTCCAGACAATGGTGCCGCAAACATCAAAGCAATTGGCTACATCATGGCACGCTAA
- the LOC134176972 gene encoding uncharacterized protein LOC134176972 isoform X3, whose product MIQIVVCVCVCVCVCVCVCVCARARARVSLFTQQILTQQVQDANCQLQTQSQQLVHLQNVSLQLEGNVVKLQQSNCELQRTSDSLKGAVAHLGYNLSNITDEDGAACCSSTTGIMIYKEIESCDTSHLMPYLVPGSSLLLPESTCRQIALKYNSSSHNGQYWIKPSCNNPPFQVFCDASEGWTLIMKIDGQLQTFGYDSDLWLNKETFQPNNLDLDDKETKLASYWTLPFTELRLGMKVDGTTRWITFSYTASSLYNLIADGQYRSTSIGESKWRSLVPRSSLQRNCNKEGFNARKSGNRVRLGLIANQENDCDTPDSFVGFGTWAKAENSAGNYADGNTRPDNGAANIKAIGYIMAR is encoded by the exons ATGATACAaatagtggtgtgtgtgtgtgtgtgtgtgtgtgtgtgtgtgtgtgtgtgtgtgtgcgcgcgcgcgcgcgcgcgtgtgtcactgtttaCACAACAGATTTTGACGCAACAAGTACAAGACGCTAACTGtcaactacaaacacaaagccAACAACTCGTTCACTTGCAG AACGTTTCGCTTCAATTGGAAGGGAACGTTGTTAAACTCCAACAAAGCAATTGTGAACTACAGCGAACTTCAGAC agtTTGAAGGGAGCTGTTGCTCATCTTGGATACAATTTATCAAACATTACCGACGAAGACGGTGCGGCCTGTTGCAGTAGCACGACAG GAATTATGATATATAAGGAAATCGAGTCCTGTGACACTAGCCACTTGATGCCCTATTTGGTACCTGGTAGCTCGCTTTTGCTGCCTGAGTCAACTTGTAGGCAGATAGCTCTCAAGTATAATTCATCGTCTCACAATGGACAATATTGGATTAAACCATCTTGTAACAATCCACCATTTCAA GTATTCTGTGATGCGAGTGAAGGTTGGACTTTGATCATGAaaattgatggacaactgCAAACATTTGGCTACGACAGCGACTTGTGGTTGAACAAGGAAACATTTCAACCAAATAACTTGGATTTGGATGACAAAGAAACGAAACTGGCTTCGTATTGGACACTACCATTTACTGAACTTCGTCTGGGAATGAAAGTAGATGGAACGACCAGATGGATCACCTTCAGCTATACCGCATCGTCTCTCTACAATCTTATTGCTGATGGACAGTACAGAAGCACGAGTATTGGTGAGAGTAAATGGAGAAGTTTAGTGCCAAGGTCATCTTTGCAGAGAAATTGCAACAAG GAAGGATTCAACGCGCGTAAGTCGGGTAATCGAGTTCGCCTAGGATTGATTGCTAACCAAGAAAACGACTGTGATACTCCAGACTCTTTCGTTGGTTTCGGAACATGGGCGAAGGCTGAAAATAGTGCTGGAAACTATGCAGACGGCAATACTCGTCCAGACAATGGTGCCGCAAACATCAAAGCAATTGGCTACATCATGGCACGCTAA
- the LOC134177756 gene encoding uncharacterized skeletal organic matrix protein 5-like: MIYKEIESCDTSHLLPYLVPGSSFLLPELTCRQISQKYNSSSHNGQYWIRPSCNNQPFQVFCDASAGWTLIMKIDGNQQTFEYNSNLWSNKETFQPNNLDLDDKEAKLASYWTLPFTELRLGMKVDGATTRWITFSYTASSLYSLIADGQYKRTSIGESKWRSLLPTTSLQRNCKMEGFNARATDRHQFSNARARLGLVANEQTTCNSFDSFIGIGTKYTSFKNSVGNLARHSPDNGNVNIRAMAYIMAR, translated from the exons ATGATATATAAGGAAATCGAGTCCTGTGACACTAGCCACTTGTTGCCCTATTTGGTACCTGGTAGCTCGTTTTTGCTGCCTGAGTTAACCTGTAGGCAGATATCTCAGAAGTATAATTCATCGTCTCACAATGGACAATATTGGATTAGACCATCTTGTAACAATCAACCATTTCAA GTATTCTGTGATGCGAGTGCAGGTTGGACTTTGATCATGAAGATTGATGGAAATCAACAAACGTTTGAATACAACAGCAACTTGTGGTCGAACAAGGAAACATTTCAACCAAATAACTTGGATTTGGATGACAAAGAAGCAAAACTGGCTTCGTATTGGACACTACCATTTACTGAACTTCGTCTGGGAATGAAAGTAGATGGAGCAACGACCAGATGGATCACCTTCAGCTATACCGCATCATCTCTCTACAGTCTTATTGCTGATGGGCAATACAAGCGGACGAGTATTGGTGAGAGTAAATGGAGAAGTTTACTGCCAACGACATCTTTGCAGAGAAATTGTAAAATG GAAGGATTTAACGCAAGAGCCACCGACCGTCATCAATTTTCAAATGCTCGTGCTCGCTTGGGCTTAGTTGCTAACGAGCAAACCACTTGTAATTCATTTGATTCTTTTATCGGTATCGGAACGAAGTACACGTCATTCAAAAATAGTGTTGGAAACTTAGCGAGACACAGTCCAGACAATGGTAATGTAAACATCAGAGCAATGGCCTACATCATGGCACGTTGA
- the LOC134177757 gene encoding collectin-11-like: MVTATATSALQEKDGKGLKNGGYHSQTVTLSGSLEVLSNKGEKGDKGEKGGAGKVGPKGSQGERGPAGVKGLTGPSGPPGILRLDECSNTREGNTYELTLLNALNLLMF; this comes from the exons ATGGTGACGGCCACAGCAACGTCAGCTTTACAAGAGAAG GACGGCAAAGGTTTGAAGAATGGTGGATACCATTCTCAGACTG TGACTCTATCAGGTTCTCTTGAAGTTCTTAGTAacaaaggagaaaaaggagacaaag GTGAAAAAGGAGGAGCCGGAAAAGTTGGTCCCAAAGGCAGTCAAGGTGAGCGCGGACCCGCAGGTGTTAAGGGCTTAACTGGTCCCAGTGGACCGCCAGGAATTCTTCGTCTAGACGAGTGCTCCAACACAAGAGAAGGCAATACCTATGAATTGACATTATTAAACGCTCTTAACCTTTTGATGTTTTGA